AAACTAAGAGGAAACAACATGGGGTGGGAGAACTTGGTGTTCATTTTAACAAGCCAAAAGAAGTCTGATTGCCAGGCCTAGCCTTTTATTCCCAGAAACTCCCCCTGCCCCAGAAACCCAGGTCAGTTGCTAAATCAGGCAGGGCAAAGCAAAAACTTGCTCAAATGGCCAAGGGTGAGAGAcgatgggagctgcagcctaGCAACATATGGGGAGCCACAGGGCCCTCATCTCCCTTGCTCAAGGCTTCAGGCAGTTCtgagtaccatatttttcgctccataagacgcacctgaccaaaagacgcacctaatttttagaggaggaaagggggaaagccctggtttttgggggatcagctcaaagttgtgcaccttcttgcagcttcttttgcaaatgggaaaagccccattttggggggaccagctcacagttgtgcagcttttttgcagagggggaaagctcctTTCCTTTGAGCATCAGCTCGaaattgtgcagcttcttttgcaaaaaagaaaagccccattttgggggggatcagctgcaacttttttggggggaaaactccatttttgaggatgagctcaaagttgctgagcttaccttgcaaaggaaaaatatcctgtttttatggggttcaactaatccaatccaatccaatccataTTCAAATTAAGGTTGTACGCAcagcatccatttaaagcacatttaaaatatatgacttttcctcaaagaatcatgggaactatagtttgttaaggctgctggaaACTGTTGCTGTATGAGGCTTAAACTATCTTTTTGGGGGCtgggggtgtgctttaaatgtatagtatgtACACAGCCTGAGTCTAGTTGCGATCTTATGGGTGCTGCATCAAGCCATattgtttattcattttgttCTCCTCTTTAACCCCTGCTTTGCATAATCCAGCCTGTGAAAGAATTAGGAAGAACTCAAAATTATGATCACTGTTTTGTGACTTCCTGGTTGGTCCTAAAAAAGGGATTGTCCAAATTGTGGAATTTGGGACAAACTAAGAACAGATTCAGCTTCTGGCAGACAGGCTTATAGTCATCCCAAGCATACTCGGTCTCAGTGTGGTGACAGTTGTGGGCTGAAAGGGTCCTCTGTGAATATCCACTTCACAAAGGCCAGCCTGCATTCTGAACACTCACCGAACCATTGTCAAGCTCATTTCAAGGCCAGTAAATTCATCCTGGGTAGAGAGGTTGTGGAGACTATAAATCAAGGAAATAAAATGGTTGAGAGAACACCTGAATGCATGGATAGGAATCAGGAAGTCATCTGATtagcaagcctccccccccccaacactcaatctcttatcaaacaacacaccacctcgcaagtcaattttgctatgttattttccattcaacagcctaacagcccatggatagaagctacgcgggtggcgctgtaggttaaaccacagagcctagggcggcggttcgaatccctgcgacagggtgagctcccgttgttcggtcccagctcctgccaacctagcagttcgaaagcacgtcaaagtgcaagtagataaataggcaccgctccagcaggaaggtaaacagcgtttccgtgtgctgctctggttcgccagaagcggcttagtcatggggttccggtttccgcctgcaggaatggcggacctgttttccatctctctgaccttcgtaaggaatttggcggttgctaggggagtaaatggcaaccccctaccctctccgggggttacggagaggggccgctggcccgcgatgcccccagacccactccgactgtttttggagtggggggagcttgggctgagcacttacgacggccaggactcccggacgctaatctgcatggcggggatttccatggttaaagaagataattaggcttaaatctatggacatacttcagaaggaggggaagaagcgctgtttactgctgagaattttatgctgctgagcgagaggagtcaaagaatgtacggcatctggaagaaggattgatggggacggagcgataagggaagcaagtttttattttttcttcatattgttgcctcgtatcttcccggacgcgatgtcctggcttgtttggagtgaaagagaagcaaaagactgtgtgagttgaactctatagctgttgttactgagcatatttcttaaagatgtgaagttgccgatgagaaaagcccccccctagtcagacggaaggagtcctggacgcgttcggaggatttatgagctgtgacgcactttaaattggagcagcgacctgaagctaagttcagctatagggcaaggagatccattaatttaccaagagttcatggttggatgtttgggtctcctgcctgaaaaagctgtaaattctataaagataaataaatcgtaaatcttcatggctatgagagaaaatgaaagtgatttgagccttttaagatggcgctgctactccgtcgcaacagggagctccactaagaagatttatggggaggctggactgattaactcacacaggagaaagaacatctgtgaaacttcgtttgacatttatctcagcagctggaacaattggatgaaagtggaaaacatctaggtgactgtaaggggaagatttggaatattatgagcttggaggacgatttgaactttagaaataagacggcagtggacagttgcgaggaattcccaatttcttgaagcatgggaacccaaaaataaattatttagatgatttggcataacattcggtttgattgatatatatatgtgtataatttgaaatattgaatgtgatataattggttttaattggaaaattaataaaaatatttaaaaaaaaaaaaaaaaaagaagcggcttagtcatgctggccccatgacctggaacgccggctccctcggccaataaagcgagatgagtgccagaacctcagagtcggtcatgactggacctaatggtcaggggtccctttacctttacggctgattatacttctatacctcctgcccaagggtagaagattaaagaggtgacggccagggtgtgagtcatccctgagaattcttctcgctctcctaaggcaacgatcccttgcaatgtcatctagcggactcaagggacagcccatgatatcatgtgctgtattcaccaccctctgtagagactttctgtccgtggctgtcagcataccacactgtgatacaatatgaaaggATGCTTTCTACAGTATTTCTATTTGGCATGTTTAAATCGTGGTATTTGTACAGATGACCACTAGAGGGCACTTAGGTAGATAAAAGTACATTTTAGTTTAATGTAGAGACTGATGAGCAATTCAGGAGTACTGTATTTCATCAGAATTGGGGATCCTGCGGGCATGAATGCATGCACACAGTAAACCTGAGCAGACTGGGATTTCCTCCCCATTTATTAATAAGTCATCCTGACTTGGCAgtatttccctcctcctcccagggtACTTTTCCCCTTTCAGACAGCTGTTCCTGATTTGCTCCCTTGCATTTTGACTCATCATGCTTGTCTCCTAACTTAGCCATAACCCCAGGACCTGGTTTTATAGGCCATTTACAGGGAAGCTCCTAGGAAACTTGTCTTCTACGTGAGCAAAGGGCCCTTTCAGCGTAAGGTCACAGGAGCATTTTATTGCCCTGGTTTAGTTAGGCCACTAAGAAATGTTTATATTCAGGTTTCTGTTACGAATCCCTTGCAGAGAAGGAGCAAACTTCACACTGCTAGGATACAGCCAAGGTAGTTGACCTGGACTGAGCATACTGTTAACACTTTGGGTCACTTCTCATCATTATGATTCCTTCTATCATCCACATCTTGTAAATGAGTACAAATTGAGGTGGCAATCTTATGCCCACTTATCtaaaagcaagtcccattgaactcagtggaacatACTTTTGAATAGACATGACTAGGactgcactacaactcctatcatccctgaccccagGGCCTGATGGAAAtagcagtccaacaacatctgggtggcaagaggttccccatccttggttctagttacaggtaggtagctgtattGGTTTGccaagttgaaacaaaataaaaaaattccttccagtagcaccttagagaccaactaagtttgtcattggtatgagctttcgtgtgcatgcacacttcttcagataccctgtgcatgcacacttcttcagatacttcttcaggtatctgaagaagtgtgcatgcacacgaaagctcataccaataacaaactttggtatctaaggtgcttctggaaggattttttttattttgttcccatcCTTGGTGTAAAGACAAAtgcttaccaaaaaaaaaaaaacattgttgtgCTACAGCCAGAACAAGAATTAATCTTGAAGAGACAAGTGTAGGGATGGAGGATTCCAATATATttacattctcctcctcctcctccttgttcttGTTACTGCTTTGCTAGGTGAATCCAGTTCCAATccctcaatttctctctctcctccagtcATAGACAGAGAAGGCAATGCAGTGGCCACATCTCGTGGGGCTCAAGCAGTGAGCTTGAATTGCTCAGCTGGGCCAGGGGCTTTCAAACGTGGACTAATATCTCATCCGGCTTGTGCCTTTCAGGGAAGAATCCTACTGATGAGTACCTGGAGGGCATGATGAGTGAGGCACCTGGGCCCATCAACTTCACCATGTTCCTCACCATGTTTGGAGAGAAGCTGAATGGAACTGATCCGGAAGACGTCATCCGCAATGCTTTTGCTTGCTTTGATGAGGAAGCCACAGGTATGTTCCATGCAGACCATCTCTCCATTGCAAACTGCATATTCTAAGATAGGTTGTGGCACTTGCCTCCTCCACAATCAGTTCAGACAGTCAGCTCCTGGAGGCTGGGATCTTTGCCTTTGGATTGTACTACTCAGTGAAGCACTATGTACACTGTTGTTGCCAGCAAAATAGCAATAGTGATTCAACCCTTAATAAGTGAGGAGGTATGCTTATTGGAAGGGAGACTGTCATACTGGCCtgcctttgcttggaaatgaattaaataaaataaaccctgaATATTAGGCAGGAAATAGGTATGGCCCAGtgtggattattttatttcaaataaaatttGTCTGCCCATAGGCCCACAAGCCCTTGAGAAACTCTCGATAGCAGCCAAAGCATTCTTCATCTTAACTTACCTGAGGGCTGCCTCAGAAGTGACCTTCCACTAATCTCACACTTggttctccaccccccacccaatcGTCTCCGCCATTCATACAGGTTTCATTCATGAAGACCAATTGCGGGAACTGCTCACCACCATGGGTGACCGGTTCACGGACGAAGAAGTGGATGAGATGTATCGAGAGGCCCCCATTGACAAGAAAGGCAACTTCAACTATGTGGAGTTCACCCGTATCCTGAAGCATGGAGCCaaagacaaagatgattgaaacTAAGAGATTACAATATGCAGTTGCCCCTGTTTAAGTCCCATTCCCCTTACTCTTCCTCAAAGATTCCCTGCTGCCGTGGTCAAGTTTCAGAGTGGGCTAACCCTGAAATATTTCAACAGAATTAGCCCTACCTCTAAATAAAGAATAAGATTTTTGCATGTacactccctcccacccacccacaccccagtgTTGATCCTTTACGAAGCAACTTCTCAATTTGGAGGTCTCATTGAATAAGGTACTAGTGAAATTTGTCTTTTCAAAGGAGTCTAATtgacaggaaagaaccacagcaacgcgtggccgggtcagctagttggAAATGTTTTTGAAGAGGAAGGTAGAAGGGACACTGAAGATGCAGCCACCTGTCTGGCAGTGTTCAGCACATCTGTTTGACCCTTTACGTAGAAAACTGATGCTTCTATTATTACCACTATTTATCATTTATACAGCACTTTAAACTTGCAGGGTGACTTCTCATATTTATTGTTTTCACCACCACAACTATTTGGGGTAAGACACTGTTATTCCCAGCTGGGCAGACATGTACCCAGAGCCGCACACAATACCTACAGAGGTGAGACTTGAACCCAGCTCTTCCAGATTCTAAACTGAACTCTATTATGCCAGACCATATCAGCCTTCCTCACTGTTTATGTTGTACCCATTCAAAACCCCAACAGCCTTGGGGTTGTTGTCTATCCTGATTTAGATGGCCTGGTCCGTTTTGCCCTTGTGATGCTTTGTGCACAACAAACACCTTTTCATTTGAAGATTGGCAGAGCACATCCCACACACCCCACATCTGATTCACTTGACTTTccctttgttttccatttcacCCCAAATTTGTGTTGCCTGTTGGGTTGTGGCACTGGTTAAAATGAAAATGACTGCTTCACCAAGTCATCCTCTCTTTGGCCTCAAATCCAGCATTTTGTGATTTCTTGCTGGCTACTTGAAAAAGTTGAGCAGGAAGAGCACAAAAATTAAAAGCTCACCTATCCACTCTACCTTGATTTTGGAATAACTTGCTATCGTTAGTCCCTTCCTTTATGAAaaagtataatttttttaatatagcaGAAGACCATCTATAACCCATCCTGGCTAACTCCCCAGTCAATAAAATAAGGATGAAGGCTGTACAGTTGTTTGTTGACAATCAGACCAAAGATTTTGAAACTGAAGGGGAGAAAGGAAATTGCCTATAAAGAGCATAATATGAATATGTTTTGGCTTATTATTTAGTTTTCTTTACTGGATGTGTTTGAAAACAGATgtattcattatataaacttattATATCTAAAGAATGGAACAAGAACTCCTTTTAGCCTTTCATGCAGCCTTCAGCTTACATACCTGAACTGAATATAGCCTAAAACGAGAAGCCAATATCATTGGGTGGTTGTGCACACATTTGCATGATCATCTAACTCAAGGAAACTCAGACTATGCAAACACTCACACGTATTAATTTGCTGAAATTAGTAAGACTAAAACCTCAAGCCTATATATGCATATTCAGTGGGAGGTCACATTTGAATTCAATGGTGCTTtgctcaggtaagtgtgcacagaactaCAGGCCACAGTGAACCGCCAAACACTTAAACACCATTGGCTTTGATGGTACACCTGGCTTTCTCTAATCATGGTCAATGTCTTTAGGTTCAGGAGGTAAGTCTAACATTTTCtgtgtcttcgtcacttcccactctgtggaatgtaaacacatatacagtcatgtgatagacaacaatcccttGAATGCatacacggggaatgaatctctaacatcACTTTCCTCCCATTCAGTCTGCACCTTCAGCTATTTCTGGTCAAATGCGAACTACACAGTAAATAGTCCAGGCATTTTCAGGCTTCAGAAACTTCAACACCACTCAAATGTACAATACACAACTGGGGCATCGCTCCTGAGTCTCCTGCAGCCAACACTGAAATGCCATAGAATTCAATTTACCTGGCACTCAACCCTgccatgaggaaaggttacaacattgcAGGCATTTTATCTTGGAAAAAAAGATTCAGGTGGGGGCATgacagaagtgtataaaattatgtggGATAAGTGGTGGTGAGAAGTTTTTTCTCCaactttcataacactagaactcagcgtcatccaatgaagctgaatggagaGAGAGTcagggcaatcaaaatggaaTGCTTCGCCACACGGTGTGGAGTGAAACCTATATACAGTAATTTCctcctatttatttactgtattatatTTCTTTCCCACTTTTCCTCAAAAGGAGCTTATAGTAGCGTacattgttctctctctccccccacccccaccctggctgTTTTGGGTTTCAAGCatgtagactcctaatctggggaaccgggttcgcgtctccgctcctccacatgcagctgctgggtgaccttgggctagtcacacttctctgaagtctctcacccccacccacctcacagggtgtctgttgtgggggaggaggggaaaggagattgttagccactttgaggctccttcgggtagtgatcaagtgggatatcaaatccaaactcctactcctcctcctcctcctcttctaaacGAGGCTGGATTAGACGCTAtagacagggccagccctaccattagacagagtgaggtggCCACCTTAGGCAGCTGATTTTGAGGGTCCAAAAAGGGCAGCAATcatttacttattattatttatttactgtgagGGTGGGGTAGAATATTCAGGCACaaaggctgaatgtggcccttcatGCCtctcaatgtggccctcagaacaaCTTCTTACCCTACCcatcctaggccacacccctcactggtcctgTTTTTGCCtatctggacccaggtggcgctgtgggttaaaccactgagcctagggcttgctgatcagaaggtcggcggttcgaatccctgtgatggggtgagctcccattgcttggtcccagctcctgccaacctagcagtttgaaagcacgtcaaaatgcaagtaaataggaaccgctacagcgggaaggtaaacggcgtttccatgtgctgctctggtttgccagaagtggctttgtcatgctggccacataacctggaagctgtacgccggctccctcggtcaataatgcgagatgagtgcgcaaccccagagttggtcacgactggacctaatggtcaggggtccctttacctttaccttttaatgtgtgcttaaactctgatgatgcctcttcCTTGTCTGAATAGAAgacagaggtgggtgggtgagcagttactgtagcctactgtacaaagataattTTTTACATTAATTGCTCTGTGGCCCTTGGAATGTTGCCTAGCCACCCCCCTGCTGAAGTCCAGGGAGATGCTTCGACAAGCAGAGAGAGGATGGCTGTTCTGTTTGTGGGGAGTTTCATGCCAGAAggtgcaaagggggaaaagaaaaagaaaaacaaagggttGCCACCTTCATTGTGCTGGCAGATGTCCCGTACCTTTAGCAACTGAGTGACAGGCAGAAACACAACAGCTGCACCTTTCCCTCATTTGCTGCCAGAGGAGTAAAAGACGGACCTCTTGGATTTCTGACTGTCATAAAGGCAGAGTTCTGGGAGTACAGAGAAGGGCTAGACGTTAGAGCAAACATCCTACTTACTTAAGTTGCCCTGAAGAACAATGGGCTTAACTGAAACTGATTTATCCCCCATagcgtgtgggggggggggggatgggaagaGAACTGTGCCTGAGGGGAATTGTTGAACCGGGATTTGTGGTGTAGAAAGCAAAGGATGTGTCCTAATTGTGCtgcatggattccccccccccattagttcAGAGATTTTCTAGTTTATGTTTAAATCCTGAATACTCAATCCAATATGTATTAAAGGGAACCATGTCCCTTGAAGGAGCCTTAGCTGCTATCTAGAATATATGCAGTACTGAGGATCACCTTCTCTTCTGGATAAGAAGGTTTGGCCAGGAACTGCTAGAactgggagatttttttttttttacagcagtgCATTTAGATTTTAACACCCTCAGAGTTCATTGACCATGAATGTAGGGAGAAAAACAAGAGGAAATCAAGGTAAGCAATTGATAGTTTCAGAAATACTTCCCTACTTTTgaatttgctgggggggggagcctggtaACTTGagatcatttgtttgtttatttgaatgGTGTTAATTTGAAGTTGCTTGTATAAAGTTCATTTTTTCCCTAAATGAATTTTATTCTGAACACTCTAACCATGGATGCACTTAGATTTAGAAGTAACGTTCACATGTGGCAAGCTGCTGATACTGACAATAAAAATTCCCCAGTATGAGATTTAAGACTTAATTTTAGAAATACATTTCTCAATTTAATATTCAAAAGCAAAACTGAAACTTCATAAATTCAAATGGTGAAATCCTGCCATGTTATAAAAATTTTGGATGGCAAAATTTGCATGGCAAAATTTTGGATCTGCTTTTATTGCTGctggatttattttgttgttgctgtgttttaatggattttattgtaaactgcctcaGGTGGTATGTAAATTCATTTAAGAAATCTCTATAAAACTCCTAGAGCAACCACTTCTGCATTAGTTTTCAATTGTTCCTTTGTGTATGAAATACTGTTATGACAACAGCAAATGAAGCATTAACTTAATGCAATCATTGAGTCCCATGAGTGAGTGTTATCTGCTGCACCTAAAATCTGAATAGCTAAATTGCTGAAGAAAGCTAAAATCAATTGAATCAAGATGTAAATCCACTCATGTCCTCTATGCAAAGATTAACAAAAGAAGCTATCTATTGAAGCAGCTCAGGTGACTAGTTCACAATAAGGAATTTGAAGACTGTTCAAATTCACTGAATTAAAATGGGTGTGTTGAGACAaaagagaaaagtttttaaaGCTTGCTCAAATGAAATCAAGGAGTGTTAGAAACATTTCCAGTGTGTTTGGAATGTTATTTGTATTCTTATATTGAGTAAAGACAGCAAAACTGATTGTGTTATCAGTTTACCATTATCCCACTGTTGGGAGTGGTCGCTTGGCTTATCTTCAGAAATGTCACAGGCTATTATACTTTTTCCTTTCATTCACATTTGGCCTCATTTCCCATCCTCTCTACTTGTTACCTGGAGATAAttgcttcatgcatctgatgaggtGATTCAGCAAACGTTTATGCTGCAATTAAATCTGTCAAGATTTTAAAGTGACAGCAAAACTCCCTATTCTTTTGGGGCAAGTTATGGTAATTCCCTGAGGCTACAGAAAACTTTTAAGGAAGCTGAAAATGGTTTGATAGCAGCATCACTACCTGTGATGGAGTTACACACATTTTGTTCCTTTATCATCTGACTGGATAAGTTTTGTATACAATGAAGAAAAGTGTAGGCAACAGTGGGTTGTTGGAATCACAGCAAACTACCTTAAACACTCTGAAATACATGATGTCTTGATGCCTTGCTCTACCAGGGATGTGAACAGTGCCTTGATTTAGATCTGGAAAACCCAGTTTTATGTAGTTTAGTGTTGCATCTCATTAGCTGGCTGACACCTCAAAAGATATTATAAGAATAAATGAGGTCTTGGAAGGCTAAAGGTTACCCACATCTGCCCTGCCTTATTTTACAGATTCAAATAAAGTAGGGCAGGTGTGGGTAATCTTtggccctcctggtgttgctggactgcaacccccatcacccctggccatcgGCTGCTCTTGATGGTTTCAGTGACATCTAGAAGGCCAAAAGTTGTATTCTTatattgccctccagatgttgctggaccccaaacacccatcagctccagctggtatgggcaatagtcagggatgatgggagttgcagttcagaaacatctggagcaggcatccccaaactgcggccctccagatgtttttggactacaattcccataatccctgaccactggtcctcttagatagggatcatgggagttgtaggccaaaacatctgaagtttggggatgcctgatctggagggtagtaggttctccactgctgctgctgaagatCAGTCCTTTTAATTTACTTTTACCGCTGCTCTCCCTCCAAAGAACCATACGCctgccccattttatccttgcaacaaccctgtgaggtaggttaaacataagaacacaggaagctgccttgtactaagTCAGACAATTGATTCATCTTGCTCAGGGTTGccgtcttctttggcgatcactcgtagccgagtaagattgtcttccataaacacggttttaacaatgggtccataaggccaattctggatccacacgtccttccacagtggggacattggtttccaggcgggagttaatcacggtgtggatttgccaagcgtgccttcctcttagcacgtttctcccttgcatcctgagatcgagtttcttgtATGGCAGCAACTCTTCAAggtttcagatggggggggggtctttcttaGCCTTACCTGAAGATGTGAAGGATTCAACCTAGGATCGTTTGCAAAGCAGATGGTTTAGTACTGAACTAAGGCACTTGCTCCCAATCACTCAGTAAGTTTTCTGTTTGGGTCTCCCTAGTCCAACAAACTATGCCACGCTATCCCTATCTGTTAACTGCCAATTGAATTGCAGAACTTTATGCAGAGTCCTTACCACATTTACCTGCCTTCAGAGTCTTTATATTTTTACTCATCCAACCATCACGTGCAAGCACCATCTTCTGATTGAAACTGAGCGGTCATTTCTTGTTATCTCTCTTCCAAGGTTGTTTAAAATTAACTGCTTCCAAAAATCAGGTAGCCTTGGCATGGTCTTCTCAAATCCATTAATAGTCTCTAAACAATGTGCCGTATATTGCCACCATTTTGGCTGCTGTTCACACCATAACCTTAAAGTACCCCACAAAGAATCCTCACAAgggtacaattcccagcaattcTTAACAGTCTAAAATTCAGAGGTTCTTTTGGGGatgggaaatgtgctttaaaggtatggtatgTACACAGCCTTTGCTATACAGTAGTTGTCCATTCTAAGCAAACATTGCTAACCAAATATTTCATTCCTGGTCTTGCTGGATTTACCTTCCTGTCATCTTTGTTCGAGACATTGGCTATGATAATGGGAAGATGCATCAAAAGGAGGGcttttttgttattaattttATTCAAGATTTATTCTGATTCTGCATTGAGAAGATGATGTATCAaaattgtatgttgttgttgttgtattacttataccccgcccatctggccaggcctccccagccactctgggcggcttccaacaggatattaagaacacaataaaacatcaaacattaaaaacttccctaaacagggctgccttctgatgtcttctaaaatcagatagttgtttatttccttgacatctggtgggagggcattccactgggtgggcgccactactgagaaggccctctgcctggttttatATCACtttgataaaaaataaatcttattttaaacttttatatctgtttcatttttaaggctgcaatcctacatgtACATACTTGGGAGTAACCCTTGCTCCCCTTAAACTAATTAGAACTTCCAtctgggtaaacatgcataggacatTAGGCTGTGAGTCAGTGTGACATAGTGGCTTTTGCTGGGTCAGGACAATTGAGgctgaggttcaaatccccattcagcaaTGAGACTCTCAGGGTGATGATAAACCTGTTACCATTGCTCTACCTAACctacctatctcacagggttgttgtgttgattctcctctttccccattttatGACACCTTCTCTTCCTTGAGATTAAATGGAtgaaaatgtaagaaataaattgttttaaaaaaatctttcaaaatATACATAAGTAAAATTCTGCTAGACAAGGCTCAAAGTCCACCAAATTTATTTAGCATAAAGTGGTGTGTTCAACATGCAAGCCCAGTAGACATTCATCCTGGTATTTGTTGTTAGCAATAGCATCACATTTCCCTATATAAATAATAACTactacttcttcctcttcctcttcctcttcctcttcttcttcttcttcttcttcttcttactattattattattattattattattattattattattattatggagagGTGAGCCACAGCTGCTTTGCAAATACGCTTGCCCAGCTCAGCATTGATGGAGAGGTTGTGGGTTATAGTGGAGCCCGGGTCAACAAAATCTTCTACCACTTCACATATG
The genomic region above belongs to Zootoca vivipara chromosome 7, rZooViv1.1, whole genome shotgun sequence and contains:
- the MYL9 gene encoding myosin regulatory light polypeptide 9, whose translation is MSSKRAKAKTTKKRPQRATSNVFAMFDQSQIQEFKEAFNMIDQNRDGFIDKEDLHDMLASLGKNPTDEYLEGMMSEAPGPINFTMFLTMFGEKLNGTDPEDVIRNAFACFDEEATGFIHEDQLRELLTTMGDRFTDEEVDEMYREAPIDKKGNFNYVEFTRILKHGAKDKDD